The Mesorhizobium sp. B1-1-8 genome contains a region encoding:
- a CDS encoding DUF883 family protein, whose amino-acid sequence MATATGKSTADDPSTADLEADIRQLRADIEELTKQLAKTSEHGYGAAKRAAADGVEQLRAQGEAAFESMRGSAQDLEAQIVASVREKPVTSLAIAAGVGFLFALLSRR is encoded by the coding sequence ATGGCGACCGCCACAGGCAAATCCACGGCAGATGATCCTTCCACCGCCGATCTCGAAGCCGATATTCGGCAGTTGAGAGCCGATATAGAGGAGCTCACCAAGCAGTTGGCCAAGACCAGCGAGCATGGTTATGGCGCGGCCAAACGTGCCGCAGCCGACGGCGTCGAGCAGCTTCGGGCCCAAGGCGAAGCAGCCTTCGAGAGCATGCGCGGCAGCGCCCAGGATCTTGAGGCGCAGATCGTGGCCAGCGTTCGCGAAAAGCCGGTGACGTCGCTGGCAATCGCCGCCGGCGTGGGTTTCCTGTTCGCGCTTCTCTCCCGCCGCTAG
- a CDS encoding RNA polymerase sigma factor, with protein MAAVSQSFKTELLGAIPSLRAFAVSLTQNADKADDLVQETLVKAWDKHESFQPGTNLKAWLFTILRNEFYSQMRKRGREVQDSDGIMTARLAVHPAQHGQLDLKDFRGALEQLPEDQREAIILIGASGFSYEEAAEICGCAVGTIKSRVSRARTRLQEILKISGEDEYGPDAISATVTGSNAA; from the coding sequence ATGGCGGCGGTCTCCCAAAGCTTCAAGACCGAGTTGCTCGGTGCGATACCGAGCCTGCGCGCCTTTGCGGTGTCGCTGACGCAGAATGCCGACAAGGCCGACGACCTGGTCCAGGAAACGCTGGTCAAAGCGTGGGACAAGCATGAGAGTTTTCAGCCCGGCACCAACCTCAAGGCCTGGCTGTTCACCATCCTGCGCAACGAATTCTATTCGCAAATGCGCAAGCGCGGCCGCGAGGTGCAGGACAGCGACGGCATCATGACCGCCAGGCTCGCCGTCCACCCGGCCCAGCATGGACAGCTCGACCTGAAGGATTTTCGCGGGGCCCTCGAACAGCTGCCGGAGGATCAGCGCGAAGCCATCATCCTGATCGGCGCTTCCGGCTTCTCCTACGAGGAGGCGGCCGAGATTTGCGGCTGCGCGGTCGGCACGATCAAAAGCCGGGTGAGCCGGGCGCGCACCAGGCTGCAGGAGATCCTCAAGATCTCCGGCGAGGACGAATATGGTCCCGATGCGATCTCGGCAACCGTGACCGGCTCCAACGCCGCCTGA
- a CDS encoding sensor histidine kinase, with protein sequence MNSKPDRLPADIGRVVKDADRLAVLHGLEALDMAGDPDFDRISSLAAAAFAAPIAMITLVDVDRQWIKSLIGLEDKETSTDSFCAHAIAAGDGPLVVADATLDPRFAGNPLVIGKQHIRFYAGAPVIVAGARIGALCVLDREPRPYPSADRLAQLKALADLAASLFTLKDANRNGAIAEAELAREEKRRAVALDAASLASWAWDIRTDMIECDALLAELFDLPPSNRLKARDIMRAIDPRDVYQTETRFRDALSGSDDYFGEYRVKGFHPARWIATRGRVIERDSDGKPTLIFGVNYDISERKLGDERQRLLLRELNHRVKNTLATVQALATQTVRHAREPSEFLEAFSARLQALGAAHSLLSDREWRGIGIGELARIEVGPFDTGDRQRITISGPDVLLTPDQAVGLGLILHELASNALKYGSLSASSGKVELAWKAHGRKGARRLLLTWRESGGPEVEPPDRHGFGAILIRRSLAKVIDSEVTHEYRPEGVFAEISIPLEDLPK encoded by the coding sequence GTGAATAGCAAGCCAGACAGATTGCCGGCCGATATCGGTCGCGTCGTCAAAGACGCGGATCGGCTTGCCGTGCTTCACGGCCTCGAAGCGCTGGATATGGCCGGCGATCCCGACTTCGATCGCATCAGCAGCCTTGCGGCCGCGGCCTTCGCGGCGCCGATTGCAATGATCACTCTGGTCGACGTCGATCGCCAGTGGATCAAGTCGCTTATCGGTCTCGAGGACAAGGAGACATCGACGGATTCCTTTTGCGCCCACGCCATTGCGGCGGGCGACGGCCCATTGGTTGTGGCCGACGCCACGCTCGACCCACGTTTTGCCGGCAATCCGCTGGTCATCGGCAAGCAGCACATCCGCTTCTATGCCGGCGCGCCGGTGATCGTGGCTGGCGCCCGGATAGGCGCGCTCTGCGTGCTCGACCGGGAGCCAAGACCATATCCGTCGGCTGACAGGCTTGCGCAGCTCAAGGCTCTGGCCGATCTCGCGGCAAGCCTGTTCACGCTCAAGGATGCCAACCGCAACGGCGCCATCGCCGAGGCGGAACTGGCGCGCGAGGAAAAGCGCCGCGCCGTCGCGCTCGACGCCGCCTCGCTGGCGAGCTGGGCCTGGGACATCCGCACCGACATGATCGAGTGCGATGCGCTTTTGGCCGAGCTTTTCGACCTGCCGCCGTCGAACCGGCTGAAGGCGCGCGATATCATGCGCGCCATCGACCCGCGCGATGTCTACCAGACCGAGACGCGTTTCCGCGACGCGCTGAGCGGCAGCGACGACTATTTTGGCGAATACCGGGTCAAGGGCTTTCATCCGGCGCGCTGGATCGCCACACGCGGCCGCGTCATCGAGCGCGACAGCGACGGCAAGCCGACGCTGATCTTCGGCGTCAATTACGACATCAGCGAGCGCAAGCTCGGCGACGAGCGGCAGCGCCTGCTGCTGCGCGAGCTCAACCACCGCGTCAAGAACACGCTGGCGACGGTCCAGGCTTTGGCGACGCAGACGGTTCGCCACGCCCGTGAGCCCAGCGAGTTCCTGGAGGCCTTCAGCGCCCGGCTGCAGGCGCTGGGCGCTGCACACAGCCTGCTTTCCGACCGCGAATGGCGCGGCATCGGTATCGGCGAACTGGCGCGGATCGAGGTCGGGCCTTTCGACACCGGCGATCGGCAACGCATAACGATCTCAGGCCCGGACGTCCTGCTTACGCCCGACCAGGCGGTCGGGCTCGGATTGATCCTGCACGAGCTGGCCAGCAACGCCCTTAAATACGGATCGCTTTCGGCTTCATCCGGAAAGGTCGAGCTGGCGTGGAAGGCGCATGGCCGCAAAGGTGCGCGGCGGCTGCTGCTGACCTGGCGCGAGAGCGGCGGGCCCGAGGTCGAGCCGCCTGACCGCCATGGCTTCGGTGCGATCCTGATCCGCCGCAGCCTTGCCAAGGTTATCGACAGCGAGGTGACCCACGAATATCGCCCCGAGGGGGTGTTTGCCGAGATATCGATACCGCTCGAAGATCTGCCGAAATAG
- a CDS encoding sensor histidine kinase encodes MRSTAGDKGDKMHGEEEVIAMHPAESGMQLGRALLHALHNAGISVLYQDREMKTVWARNMRAPWASDTANEKDLLPPGQAERINNAKRKVVESGQADRLELSIPASNGVRWFHVWIDADRGDAGDVQGVVTTMVETTEQKHREQTLKTLLREVSHRSKNLLAIIQSIATQTGRYSETLGDFLTRFRGRLQSLASSQDLVTSSNWRGAALHELVSGQVGRYSADPKRSLRFEGENPYLNPNAALHIGLAVHELAVNSVSYGALSRPDGHVEVRARLETAAAEAPGLSLTWSETIGAGQRNKKRFGSVALERVVPTSLNGTATLDIRANRLEYRLMVPHGNFETD; translated from the coding sequence ATGCGCTCCACGGCAGGAGACAAAGGCGACAAAATGCATGGCGAGGAGGAGGTCATTGCCATGCACCCGGCGGAAAGCGGGATGCAGCTTGGAAGGGCGCTGCTGCACGCGCTGCACAATGCCGGAATTTCGGTTCTCTATCAGGACCGGGAGATGAAGACGGTCTGGGCGCGCAACATGCGCGCGCCGTGGGCATCCGATACCGCCAACGAGAAGGACTTGCTTCCACCCGGGCAGGCAGAGCGGATCAACAATGCCAAGCGCAAGGTCGTCGAATCGGGCCAGGCGGACCGTCTTGAGCTCAGCATTCCCGCCAGCAACGGCGTCCGCTGGTTCCACGTGTGGATCGATGCCGATCGCGGCGATGCCGGCGACGTGCAAGGTGTCGTCACCACCATGGTCGAGACGACGGAGCAGAAACACCGCGAGCAGACGCTGAAGACGCTGCTGCGCGAAGTCAGCCACCGTTCGAAGAACCTGCTGGCCATTATCCAGAGCATCGCCACGCAGACCGGGCGCTACTCGGAGACGCTGGGCGACTTCCTGACGCGTTTTCGAGGACGCCTTCAGTCTCTCGCCTCGTCACAGGATCTGGTGACATCCTCCAACTGGCGGGGAGCAGCGCTGCACGAACTCGTATCCGGCCAGGTCGGCCGCTACAGCGCCGACCCCAAGCGGAGCCTGCGTTTCGAAGGCGAAAACCCCTACCTCAATCCCAACGCCGCCCTGCATATCGGGCTGGCGGTGCATGAGCTCGCGGTGAATTCGGTAAGCTATGGCGCGCTGTCGCGGCCGGACGGCCATGTCGAGGTGCGCGCGAGACTGGAGACCGCCGCGGCCGAGGCGCCCGGCCTGTCGCTGACGTGGTCTGAGACAATCGGCGCCGGCCAGCGCAATAAAAAGCGCTTTGGCAGCGTCGCGCTTGAACGTGTCGTGCCGACGTCGCTCAACGGCACCGCCACGCTCGATATCAGAGCAAACCGTCTCGAATACCGTCTTATGGTGCCGCACGGCAATTTCGAGACGGACTGA
- a CDS encoding Crp/Fnr family transcriptional regulator, with the protein MSSQQVRTFASRQYPCEKCPLRPLPAFRDFDKQELSFVSTFKRGELAVDRGATVLVEGSHSAHLYTVLSGWAFRYKLLPDGRRQILNYSMPGDLVGLQGSLMGEMQHSVEALSPMLLCVFEREQLHELYRNHPGLAYDITWIASREERMLDENLLSIGRRTALERAAYLIAFIVRRARGTGVTGKVPITQQHVADTLGLSLVHTNKTIRKLMDRKLIHWRDGGCEVVDYEGLKKLARWQGLGEERRPLI; encoded by the coding sequence ATGTCCAGCCAGCAAGTGCGTACGTTTGCAAGTCGCCAATATCCTTGCGAGAAGTGCCCGTTGCGGCCGCTGCCGGCCTTCCGGGACTTCGACAAGCAGGAGCTGTCGTTCGTCAGCACCTTCAAGCGAGGCGAACTCGCCGTCGACAGGGGCGCCACGGTGCTGGTCGAAGGCAGCCACAGCGCGCATCTCTACACGGTGCTTTCAGGATGGGCGTTCCGCTACAAGCTGTTGCCCGACGGGCGCCGGCAGATCCTCAACTATTCCATGCCAGGCGATCTCGTCGGCCTGCAAGGCAGCCTGATGGGAGAGATGCAGCATTCGGTCGAGGCGCTGTCGCCAATGCTGCTTTGCGTCTTCGAGCGCGAGCAACTGCATGAGCTCTATCGCAATCATCCCGGGCTCGCCTACGACATCACCTGGATCGCGTCGCGTGAAGAGCGCATGCTGGATGAGAATCTGCTCAGCATAGGCCGTCGCACCGCGCTCGAACGCGCCGCCTATCTCATCGCCTTCATTGTCAGGCGCGCCCGCGGCACCGGCGTCACCGGCAAGGTCCCGATCACTCAGCAGCACGTCGCCGATACGCTGGGTCTTTCGCTCGTTCACACCAACAAGACGATCCGCAAGCTGATGGATCGCAAGCTGATCCACTGGCGCGATGGCGGCTGTGAGGTCGTCGACTATGAAGGCTTGAAAAAGCTCGCCCGCTGGCAAGGCCTGGGCGAGGAGCGCCGGCCGCTGATCTGA
- a CDS encoding NepR family anti-sigma factor produces MKEMTKNTTAGAVNRHRSVDGSPLGPNSEIARKLKQYYDELVSDHVPDRFAQLLSQLEQTEPAPKKD; encoded by the coding sequence ATGAAAGAAATGACGAAGAACACAACCGCCGGTGCCGTGAACAGGCACCGGAGTGTCGATGGCAGTCCACTCGGACCGAACTCCGAAATCGCCCGCAAACTCAAGCAATATTACGACGAACTGGTCTCCGACCACGTTCCGGATCGATTCGCTCAGTTGCTCAGCCAGCTGGAACAGACCGAACCCGCCCCGAAAAAGGATTGA
- a CDS encoding DUF1328 domain-containing protein, which yields MLYWALVFLVVAIIAGALGFGGIAGTSAGIAQILFFIFLAFLVISLIAGLSRRV from the coding sequence ATGCTTTATTGGGCGCTCGTGTTCCTCGTTGTTGCGATCATCGCCGGCGCGCTTGGCTTCGGCGGCATAGCCGGAACCTCGGCTGGGATCGCGCAGATACTGTTCTTCATTTTCCTCGCCTTCTTGGTCATTTCGCTTATCGCCGGTCTGTCCAGAAGAGTATGA
- a CDS encoding CHASE domain-containing protein, which translates to MKKLFPIVAFIAVALISLTMAGFAYFATQEAARIKFEGTADDALNRIESRIDLHLSLLRSTKALFDARNGDITRGEFNAFFTALDIDDNFAGLRGIGFLKLAKTGDEAAVERDILHDHGSAHPVYPATSEQQWRTPIVLFEPLDTSNQSFIGFDMFSEPARRTAIEKAMADDQQHASGLVQLGQAMGAKQTFPGFLVFVRLNVETAPDVINASRSSTAGFLYAAFRANELFQTALSHAPLLPVNVEVYDGKPEAGNLLFRSQAPPAQPFAAKLVARRDIVVAGRPWTVLFRPTSAFSPPSSRAIPVMLGLFGLLLAGAIALVARYQERAYDAKSLLHEATEKSLLEKDLILQEMKHRIKNSITRVLAIARQTASQATDVKEFSASFSARLQAMAASQDMLTRSRWQKADLGDLLRIELGQVFGKDFPEGILSGPQVLLDETTTQALGLTFHELATNALKYGEAGNSVGALKVDWAVEGRGRERTLVFNWREAGQKQLEAPAKTGFGTKLIDLNVTRELRGTIRRDYQADGLKVEIRIPLTA; encoded by the coding sequence TTGAAAAAGCTCTTTCCGATCGTCGCCTTCATCGCCGTCGCGCTGATCAGCCTGACGATGGCGGGCTTCGCCTATTTCGCCACCCAGGAGGCGGCACGCATCAAATTCGAGGGGACCGCCGACGACGCGCTCAATCGCATCGAAAGCCGCATCGATCTGCATCTGTCGCTGCTGCGTTCGACAAAGGCGCTGTTCGATGCCCGCAACGGCGACATCACGCGCGGCGAGTTCAACGCCTTCTTCACGGCGCTCGACATCGACGACAATTTTGCCGGCCTGCGCGGCATCGGTTTTCTCAAACTGGCCAAGACCGGCGACGAGGCGGCGGTCGAGCGCGACATCCTGCACGACCACGGCTCGGCGCATCCGGTCTATCCGGCCACCAGTGAGCAGCAATGGCGAACGCCGATCGTGCTTTTCGAGCCGCTCGATACGTCCAACCAGTCGTTCATCGGCTTCGACATGTTCAGCGAGCCGGCTCGGCGAACGGCGATCGAGAAAGCGATGGCCGACGACCAGCAGCATGCCAGCGGCCTTGTCCAACTCGGCCAGGCCATGGGCGCGAAGCAGACCTTTCCGGGGTTCCTGGTCTTCGTGCGGCTCAATGTCGAAACCGCGCCGGACGTCATCAATGCCAGCCGCTCGTCGACCGCCGGCTTTCTTTACGCCGCCTTCCGCGCCAACGAGCTGTTCCAGACCGCGCTCAGCCACGCACCGCTGCTGCCGGTCAATGTCGAGGTCTATGACGGCAAGCCGGAGGCCGGCAATCTCTTGTTTCGCTCGCAGGCTCCGCCGGCGCAACCCTTCGCCGCAAAGCTTGTGGCGCGCCGCGACATCGTCGTGGCCGGCCGGCCCTGGACGGTGCTGTTCCGGCCGACCAGTGCGTTTTCACCGCCTTCCTCGCGCGCCATTCCGGTGATGCTCGGGCTGTTCGGCCTGCTGCTTGCCGGCGCCATTGCCCTGGTGGCGCGCTATCAGGAGCGTGCCTATGACGCGAAGTCGCTGCTGCACGAAGCGACCGAAAAGAGCCTGCTGGAAAAGGACCTGATCCTGCAGGAGATGAAGCACCGGATCAAGAATTCGATCACAAGGGTGCTGGCGATCGCGCGGCAGACTGCCTCGCAGGCCACCGACGTGAAGGAATTTTCCGCATCGTTTTCGGCCCGGCTGCAGGCGATGGCCGCTTCGCAGGACATGCTGACGCGCTCGCGCTGGCAGAAAGCCGATCTCGGCGACCTGCTGCGCATCGAGCTCGGTCAGGTTTTCGGCAAGGATTTTCCCGAAGGCATATTGTCGGGGCCGCAAGTGCTGCTCGACGAGACAACGACGCAGGCGCTCGGCCTGACCTTTCACGAACTCGCCACCAATGCGCTGAAATATGGCGAGGCCGGCAATTCCGTTGGCGCGCTCAAGGTCGACTGGGCGGTCGAGGGACGCGGGCGGGAGCGGACGCTGGTATTCAACTGGCGCGAGGCCGGGCAAAAACAGCTGGAGGCACCGGCCAAGACCGGGTTCGGCACCAAGCTGATCGACCTCAACGTCACGCGCGAGCTGCGCGGCACGATCAGACGAGACTATCAGGCCGATGGTCTGAAGGTGGAAATCCGCATCCCGCTGACCGCCTGA
- a CDS encoding ATP-binding cassette domain-containing protein: MEKTAPTSTPLVDMRNISIAFGGIRAVDDASVDLFPGEVMALLGHNGAGKSTLIKILSGAYKRDAGQIFVNGEEAPISNPRDAKKYGIETIYQTLALADNVDAAANLFLGRELMTSWGTLDDVAMEAEARKVMGRLNPRFQRFKEPVIKLSGGQRQSVAIARAILFNARILIMDEPTAALGPQETAQVGELVRQLKSDGIGIFLISHDIHDVFDLADRVCVMKNGQVVGTARTADVTQDEVLGMIILGKCPPGAIPGPGALKIAA, translated from the coding sequence ATGGAAAAGACTGCTCCCACGAGCACCCCGCTGGTCGACATGCGCAACATCTCGATCGCCTTCGGCGGCATCCGCGCCGTCGACGACGCGTCCGTCGATCTTTTCCCCGGCGAAGTGATGGCATTGCTCGGCCACAACGGCGCCGGCAAGTCGACGCTGATCAAGATCCTGTCCGGCGCCTACAAGCGCGATGCGGGCCAGATCTTCGTCAATGGCGAGGAGGCCCCGATCTCCAATCCGCGCGATGCCAAGAAATACGGCATCGAGACCATCTACCAGACGTTGGCATTGGCCGACAATGTCGACGCCGCCGCCAATCTTTTCCTCGGCCGCGAGCTGATGACCAGCTGGGGAACGCTCGACGACGTCGCCATGGAAGCCGAGGCGCGCAAGGTGATGGGCCGGCTCAACCCGCGCTTCCAGCGCTTCAAGGAGCCGGTGATCAAGCTGTCGGGCGGACAGAGGCAGTCGGTGGCGATCGCCCGCGCCATCCTGTTCAACGCCCGCATCCTCATCATGGACGAGCCGACGGCGGCGCTCGGCCCGCAGGAGACAGCCCAGGTCGGCGAACTGGTCAGGCAGCTCAAGTCAGACGGCATCGGCATCTTCCTCATCAGCCACGACATCCACGACGTGTTCGATCTCGCGGACCGGGTCTGCGTGATGAAGAACGGCCAGGTCGTCGGCACGGCGCGCACCGCCGATGTTACCCAGGATGAGGTGCTCGGCATGATCATTCTCGGCAAATGCCCACCGGGCGCCATTCCGGGTCCTGGAGCGCTGAAGATCGCGGCGTGA
- a CDS encoding response regulator, translated as MSLSATIAPHLPFLRRFSRAVSGSQESGDALVAAMLEAIIADTAIFPKASSDRIALYKVFARLFTSIAIRVPQEHAQTAWEQRAAANLNAIAPRPRQAFLLVAVEGFSEDEAAEILDADEQEFSDLLAQASTEISRQVATDVLIIEDEPLIAMDIEEMVESLGHRVVGTARTHAEAVAMFGRTRPKMVLADIQLADGSSGIEAVNEILSSTPVPVIFITAFPERLLTGERPEPAFLVTKPFNPDMVKALISQALFFDRQAKAAA; from the coding sequence ATGAGCCTGTCCGCCACCATCGCTCCGCACCTGCCCTTCCTGCGTCGCTTCTCGCGCGCTGTTTCGGGATCACAGGAAAGCGGCGACGCGCTGGTCGCCGCGATGCTCGAAGCCATCATCGCCGACACCGCCATCTTCCCCAAGGCGTCGAGCGACCGTATCGCGCTCTACAAGGTTTTTGCCAGGCTGTTCACCTCGATTGCCATCCGCGTGCCGCAAGAGCACGCCCAGACCGCCTGGGAGCAGCGGGCAGCCGCCAATTTGAATGCGATCGCGCCGCGGCCGAGGCAGGCATTCCTGCTGGTTGCCGTGGAGGGCTTCAGCGAAGACGAGGCGGCCGAGATCCTCGACGCCGACGAGCAGGAGTTCTCCGATCTGCTCGCCCAGGCAAGCACCGAGATATCGCGCCAGGTCGCGACCGACGTGCTGATCATCGAGGACGAGCCGCTGATTGCGATGGACATCGAGGAGATGGTCGAAAGTCTTGGCCACCGCGTCGTCGGCACCGCGCGCACGCACGCCGAGGCGGTAGCCATGTTCGGCAGGACGCGCCCGAAAATGGTTCTGGCCGACATCCAGCTTGCCGACGGCAGTTCAGGCATCGAGGCGGTGAACGAGATCCTGTCTTCGACGCCGGTGCCGGTGATCTTCATCACCGCCTTCCCCGAACGCCTGCTGACCGGCGAGCGTCCTGAACCGGCGTTTCTGGTGACCAAGCCGTTCAACCCCGACATGGTCAAGGCGCTGATCAGCCAGGCGCTTTTCTTCGATCGCCAGGCCAAGGCGGCCGCCTGA
- a CDS encoding YMGG-like glycine zipper-containing protein, with protein MRKMIIAMVAVVAVSGCTSTEKDVSVGTLGGAAIGGIVGGGKGALIGAGAGALGGLLYRRLDNGYCQYRNRHGRIYTARCN; from the coding sequence ATGCGGAAGATGATCATTGCCATGGTTGCCGTGGTCGCCGTCAGCGGCTGCACCAGCACGGAGAAGGACGTGAGCGTGGGCACCTTGGGCGGCGCGGCCATCGGTGGCATCGTGGGTGGCGGCAAGGGTGCGCTCATCGGCGCCGGCGCCGGCGCGCTTGGCGGCCTGCTCTATCGCCGTCTGGATAATGGTTATTGTCAGTATCGCAATCGTCACGGCCGGATTTACACGGCTCGCTGCAATTAA
- a CDS encoding response regulator, producing MPPLLDGLRILVLEDELLIAMDVEQLCRDYGAAEVVTARQLTEVDEQELPSRFDAAVIDLMLGGVSTLDFARRLSRAGMPFVFASGYSNPDEIEGSFPDVRLVTKPYSGDDLIEALAAACGRAKAA from the coding sequence GTGCCACCATTGCTTGACGGATTGCGCATCCTTGTTCTCGAAGACGAACTCCTCATTGCGATGGATGTCGAACAACTGTGCCGCGACTACGGCGCCGCCGAGGTGGTGACCGCGCGCCAACTGACCGAGGTCGACGAGCAGGAACTACCGTCGCGCTTCGACGCGGCCGTAATCGACCTGATGCTGGGCGGCGTTTCGACGCTCGACTTTGCCAGGCGGCTCAGCCGTGCCGGCATGCCCTTCGTCTTTGCCTCCGGATATTCGAACCCAGATGAGATCGAAGGCTCTTTTCCGGACGTCCGGCTGGTCACCAAACCTTATTCGGGGGACGATCTGATCGAAGCCCTGGCCGCCGCCTGCGGACGCGCCAAGGCGGCTTGA
- a CDS encoding phage holin family protein: protein MGTLVSLISAFISGEAAAALRRARITTILYGVAGVFALCGVGFLIGAAYVWLASRFGPLATCLGFGIGFLVIAGLILVIHKLTTGRQSRRRARQRKADLTGLGITAALALLPALSKSKGGLGVVLAPALALVAYAIYRENVKPAPGKPDRDDPR from the coding sequence ATGGGGACGCTGGTCTCGCTGATTTCGGCCTTTATTTCTGGCGAGGCCGCAGCCGCTTTACGAAGAGCGAGGATAACGACAATCCTTTATGGGGTTGCCGGCGTTTTCGCGCTTTGTGGCGTCGGCTTTCTTATCGGCGCGGCCTATGTCTGGCTGGCGTCGCGCTTTGGTCCGTTGGCTACCTGCCTCGGCTTCGGCATCGGCTTCCTGGTGATTGCCGGTCTCATTCTCGTGATCCACAAGCTGACGACCGGCAGGCAATCCAGACGCCGCGCCCGCCAACGCAAGGCCGACCTGACAGGACTGGGGATCACGGCGGCGCTCGCGCTGCTGCCGGCGCTCAGCAAAAGCAAAGGAGGTCTGGGCGTCGTCCTTGCCCCCGCACTGGCGCTGGTCGCTTACGCCATCTACCGCGAGAACGTGAAACCGGCGCCGGGCAAGCCGGATCGCGATGATCCGCGGTAG
- a CDS encoding sugar ABC transporter permease translates to MTDTTSTQQADTARASELGAVARFLKATEIDTRMLGMIGALLVIWIGIHILSGGLFLTPRNLWNLSVQTSSVAIMATGMVLVIVMRNIDLSVGSVEGVVGMIMGVAQAEFLVRVIGFQLGNPWLWIVALAVGVVLGLVIGAFQGFIIAYMEVPAFIVTLGGLLVWRGMAWLITSGRTVAPLDATFQLMGGGPRGSIGGPASWVVGVVACAAVAFMLFNGRSQRKRFKFPLRPIWAEMLLGAVACAAILGAVWIANSYPWPVGIVRQYAEQHGIAIPEGGLFIAHGIAIPVLMAVAVGIVMTFITKRTRFGRYVFAIGGNPEAASLAGINTRWVTMKVFMIMGVLASISAAISSARLNASTNALGTLDELLVIAAAVIGGTSLAGGSGTVLGAMLGALLMQSLQSGMVLLGIDSPLQSIVVGAVLVVAVWLDTVYRKRV, encoded by the coding sequence ATGACCGATACGACGTCCACCCAGCAGGCCGACACCGCACGTGCTTCCGAACTCGGCGCGGTGGCCCGGTTCCTGAAGGCGACCGAGATCGACACGCGCATGCTCGGCATGATCGGCGCGCTGCTGGTCATCTGGATCGGCATACACATCTTGTCGGGAGGCCTCTTCCTGACGCCGCGCAATCTGTGGAACCTGTCGGTGCAAACCTCCTCGGTCGCGATCATGGCGACCGGCATGGTGTTAGTCATCGTCATGCGCAACATCGACCTTTCGGTCGGGTCCGTCGAAGGCGTGGTCGGCATGATCATGGGTGTGGCACAGGCAGAATTCCTCGTTCGAGTGATCGGCTTCCAGCTCGGTAATCCCTGGCTTTGGATTGTAGCGCTGGCCGTCGGCGTCGTGCTTGGCCTCGTCATCGGCGCGTTCCAGGGTTTCATCATCGCCTATATGGAGGTCCCGGCGTTCATCGTGACGCTGGGTGGCCTGCTGGTCTGGCGCGGCATGGCCTGGTTGATAACCAGCGGCCGCACCGTTGCGCCGCTCGACGCCACCTTCCAGCTTATGGGTGGCGGGCCGCGTGGCTCGATCGGCGGCCCAGCCAGCTGGGTTGTTGGCGTCGTTGCCTGTGCGGCGGTGGCCTTCATGCTGTTCAATGGCCGCTCGCAGCGCAAACGGTTCAAATTCCCGCTGCGTCCGATCTGGGCGGAGATGTTACTGGGCGCGGTCGCCTGCGCCGCCATCCTTGGCGCCGTCTGGATCGCCAATTCCTATCCCTGGCCGGTCGGCATCGTGCGCCAATACGCCGAGCAACACGGCATCGCGATTCCGGAAGGCGGGCTGTTCATCGCGCATGGCATCGCCATACCGGTGCTGATGGCAGTGGCGGTCGGCATCGTCATGACCTTCATCACCAAGCGCACCCGCTTCGGGCGCTATGTCTTCGCCATCGGCGGCAATCCGGAAGCTGCTTCCCTCGCCGGCATCAACACGCGCTGGGTGACAATGAAGGTGTTCATGATCATGGGCGTGCTCGCCTCGATCAGCGCGGCGATCTCGTCGGCCCGCCTCAATGCATCGACCAACGCACTCGGCACGCTGGACGAGTTGCTGGTGATCGCGGCGGCGGTCATCGGCGGCACGTCGCTCGCCGGCGGCTCCGGCACGGTGTTGGGCGCCATGCTCGGCGCGCTGCTGATGCAGTCGCTACAGTCCGGCATGGTGCTGCTCGGCATCGATTCGCCGCTGCAGAGCATCGTTGTCGGTGCCGTGCTCGTCGTCGCCGTTTGGCTCGATACCGTCTATCGCAAACGGGTCTAG